CACCCCATAATAGAAAGCTGTATTTCCATACATCATCTACAtctgcaaatgcaaacaaaatccAGTTGCCTAAGAGCAGACCCCGCTACTCAACAGCTCTGCCCAGTGTCCTCACTGTCCCCCTGTGTTACACCAGTCACCAacgtgctgctggctgctgctcaggagaTCTGtgccaaagctgctgctttgagatTCAGCCTGGCTGCAGATCCGAGAGACAGCACTTTGGGGCCAACATCCCTGCTCAAACACGGCACTAACTGCTAAGTCTAAACGACAGCGCTTCGCTGTGGGTCTTCTGTGTATAATACAAAAGCCATAAGAGAAATGGCAGTAACTGGGAGGGGTGGCAAAAGCCGCGCGCGTTCCAGATCTCTCACGCTCACCTTCAGCTTTTTTAACTCCTGCAGAATCATGTAGTCAGGCATGTTGTCAAACAATCCGTCTGTTGCAGTCAAAATAATGTCTCCGAGTTGGACATCAAAAGAAGTACTATCAGCAGCATCAGGGCTGTGAAAATGACACATGTCAAAGAAATGGACTCCAGCTCTTGTGAAGGCACCAAGCAATGTCAAACTAGCACACTGACAGCTTTTGTAATTCACCACTGTTACGTGTTTTGCTAgaattgaaagaaataatcaCTAACTGGAGCTTTTGCACCAGCAAAGCTTGTCAAGAAAGCTACAACAAAAGAGCTGTGATTGCAAACAGGTGATGTTCCAGCTATTACACTAAGGATTTGCATTTACAATTCCCAGATGAACAATTCCGCAAACTAATCTGCTTCGCAAGTGTATCTCCATGGAAACCATTAAGTAGAATGGCAGTTCAGGGCTTCCTCCTCACCCATCTTAAATATGTAACAGAGCTGCACTTGAAAGGACAATTCATAATGGGAATGGCCAAAACACTTAAGGATTCTGAATCATTTTCTATGGCAGTGGAATAGGAAATATGTCTGGAAATCACTACCAGGAGAGCACAGCTGGTTGGGCCATTTACATCTGATAACATCACACAATACCAGGAGTAGAAAACACCTATTCTGGCCACGAATATTGCTGTAGGAACTGTTTCTCAGATGTAGCACAATGACAAAAATCTTCACTTTTAAAGATTCTCCGCAGCTTTTTAGAAGAGAGAGGTGACAGCATGCTGTGCTCTTTGGCtatgcaggaaagcagaagggcTGCCTTCCTCAAGGGGTGTGCATCTTCAGGAAGCTTAGAGTTAAGACTGCCTGCCTATCCCCATAGAGAGGccaaatttaaaacatttaagtgGAAAAAGCACTTAGACAACAAGTGTGAGTACTAATTAATGTCAAGAACAGTGCAGAACTAGCCAGAAAGCTATAATCATGATTCAGAACCCAAGTGTGGGAGCTCATTGATCTTGCACTTTCCTTACTGCATGATGACTCACATTGCTTTGCTTCCCTGACTTCCACTGGACGATATTAACTACTCTTAGGCTATTTTGGGGGGATCTTTTTTATAGAATACAcagaatttcaggaaaaaaagattttaatagtTCTGGAGTTTCAAACAATCGTTTAATTTTAGTTTAATAAAGAGGCTAGACTATTTCAGGGCTCTAACTTCAGAGCTCTACACTAGCTTCCTCTCCGCAGCCTTATGAATTAATAAAACCACGTGCAAGAATGAAACTACTGACCAACAGCTCTCaagcaacattttcaaaagcaaagcaaacaaacaaaaaaagcaattttggcATCAAAAGTTACAGTCCTTATGGCATCAGGCTTGAGATGTCAAGCTTTGTATCCAATGCTAAGGTGCCTACTGCATTCTGTTTACTGCAGTCCCTCTTTGAAGATGCCTTTGTCATCCTTCTGTATTTAGAGGACAGATATCAGTTTAAGGACCATCTAACAACTGATCTGAGAGCTGTACTTCAATACACAGTTGTCAGGTTGTTGTTTCCCCCCCTCCAGTTCGGTGAGACTTCACACAGCCACAGGATTTATCAGCCTGACATTCTGAGGGGAAGACACAAGTCCGCCTTTGAAACGACTCATGGCTGTGAACAGATTGTCCTTTCCTCATACTCTCATTTCCCAGCTCGGTGTTCCGCCAACCGGAGTTTTGCTCGTTTTGGTCAAGCACAATATGCTGCTGGAAACACGGCGGCTTGGAAACACGAGTTACAGTCACATGTCCCCCCGCTCTATTCTTCAAGCACTGCTAACTGCCTGCCAAAATATCTAAATTAGCGTACTCCAAAGTGCTCTCAGGGGAGCACACACAGGGGCTGGGAATGAACGCCGCTGATAAGACGAGCCACTCATGCAGGGTGATCAGCACGGCCACCAGCTGCAGCCTTCATTATCGCACCTTCATCAAGCGGGGCTCTGCCGTGGATCAGAACGCATCCAGCGCGCATTACAGGCAGTAAGAATGTGCTACCTTGAATGAATAATCATGAACCCAGTGACTTCTGATTGGCCAACAGCTTACAAAATTAAGTACACAGTGAGAAGTGTTTGCAGGACATGACACGGAGGCAGGTATACGCCACTGGGCACATTTAAATCCCTTGTGCTGCATTATACAAGGAGCactgaagcagcagaactgtAACTTTTGGGAGCTGATCACCATACAGATTGAAAGTGCAAGGTCCCTTCCCATCTTACCTGTCACTTAAGACAACTCCTTCTGCTTCTGGTGGAGCTATCGACAGCTGGAACGGAGTGTTGAAGTAATGCTGCTGTTCATCAGATCGATGTACTACTTCTCCTCCTCTGACTACCAAAAATCCAGAATCTCCCAAGTTGGCTGTATGTAAACGATGACTTGTTCTGTCCAGAACTACTATACAAGCTGTACTGCTTcctgaaagcaagcagaataTGGAGACAAGCTCGCTTTACAGAAAGCATTTATTCTTTCACTGCCTTTAGTCATTGTCCAGCTACTCAAGTAGCTATCAAAGCTTACAAATCAGGATAAATGGAAGCACTCACTAATGCAAAAATGAAGTCAATACACATTAAATTAGGCAAAATGCTACAGATATTTGCAGCAGCGGTTTCCAAGCACATCTATGTGCAGGGCAGAGCACAGATGAGCTAGGTGCATGACTGTGTGGCCTACACAGGAGGCCAGCTGGCCTGCAGCATCCCATGTTCCAGATGTTTCACTTCCTAGTCCAGGAGCTGCATGGAAAACCCTGTGCTTCATCTGTTCTCTAGTGAACACACGGGACCTTCTCTGCTCTTAGCGAAGGGAGAGTCCAAGCAGTATCTTTGGAAAGATTCCTGGATGCTGTCTTATAGAAAACATGACTGTTCTGCAATACAGGAACACCATTTAAGTAAATGCCACAATTTCCTCCCGCTTCAgtttcacttgaaaaataacttaCTAGACTCAATTCCGATGAACTAACCATCAAGAGTTAAAGCAtagcaggaaggaaaagttCAAGCCTAGTGAAAACTCCCTAATGAAGTCTTCTCCCTCCGCTTGATTTGAAATGAATTCTAAATGCCCATTGCTGTGGTAGTTCCCGCTCTCTTTGGGGTTCAGGCAGAAGCACTAAGATCATTAGTTTCAAATTTTAACTGTATTAGCACAGTGTAACCAGGAGGCCACCGTGGAATGCGGATCTTGTGACTCAGTATATGCCACTTTTCAGGATCCGAAAGGTCAAGCCAAGCAGGGCTGCCTCCGTCTACAAAGGAGTTGTGAGGGCTTTCACCAGCAGCCCACTTCATGGACCACTCACAGCTACATCTGCCTTGCACAAATAAGTGCTATTATACATGCAAAACCCCAATGTAATTAACAACTATTGCTATTTTGGTGACACTTAAGGCCACTTCTGAGGTCTGAACCTATTCTTTAGGCATATATTGCAAGAACATCTGTGCTAAGCTCAGCAGACAAGCTAAATATAGCTTACACAGCACTCTTCTGGCACAGAAGTTTAAGGTCAGGTGAGAAGCACGCATATCACACCGGGTAACACTTTCTTGGTGCGTAAGAGGTCACACGCCCTTCAGAAACATGTTCTGTTTTCAAGGTTGTCAGCAGAGGTCAAATTTTGCCTCTCTATCTGCTCACCACTCCCAAAGCAGCTAGATGTGCCGTCCAAAATCAAGCTTGACACAGAATATGCTAAGCATCTGTTTgcattcaaaaacatttctatgATTCCTTTCCAAAGAACTGTAAAAACTATAGGCTATCAGTGATTGTGTGATATAAGACACTCTAATCAGCCTGTTAGGTTTAAAGTTCATTGGACATAAAAGGCAACAGGAACAGCAAGGCAAGGAGTGAGCAGAAATGCATCCAAGAATGATCAGAAAGTCTCTACTTGCACAGCTTCAGCAGAAAGCCACAAACAATCAACAGAGAACTATTTATGCACAGCGAGTGCATGCTGCAGCATATTCCACTGCAAAACTCAGCTTTCAAACTCTCTGCAAGCACTGGTGAAGAATCACCCTTCAAACACAAAGGCTGCTTACCAtcaatatttacttatttttatatccATGTATTTGGATACacataaatatttgtatatactTAAGTATATGTGTAAATAACATAGGACACAGATCCAATTCCTGTTTTTGCCTCTTACCAAGCAAAGGTActttgttctgcagcagctcacaaTACCCTGCAGTGAGAATCCCAACAGGATTACTTGGTACAAACCGTCCTTCTTTTACTAAACGTTCACACGTTCGCATTAGAGTCCCTGAGAACTGAGAAGGGTCAACCCCATAGTCTCTCCAGCCACCGACACCATCTGCTACTCctagaaaaaacaaacagaaaacaagagttacATGAACAGAAACATTATCCAAAATGCTTATTATGTTCAACAACTACAGTAAAACACAGCATGGCAATTTTTGTAGAAACGAATCTTCAGTTTTAAAGAAGTGTACGAAAAAGAAATAAGACCACACGAAACAGAAACCAAGCCCCAAACAAACAGGCAAGCCTACACAAAGCTGGGACCTGTGTCTGCAAGGACAGTTTATTGCTTACTTCAGCCaaggaagagaatgaaaactgaTCATGGTCCAGTTGATTTTCATTGTTACTCAAAACAGCTTagcaatgagaaaatgagatgaaTTCTGCCAAAGCTTTAGAAGATTTGAGCAACTCCACACAAGTATTAAAGATGCACGAGTCAAAGCGGGGCAGTCAGAGAGATGAACAGCTGAATCAATCACTACTCTCACATTCACAGCAACATGATGCTACTGTCAGTGGAAAtaagagcaagaaaaacacttttgcTGTCTCATACgcagaagaaaatcagttcTGTCATGTCCTAGACAAATACTGTAGAAGATAAAACTCCTGAGCTGGGTCAGGAGTAGTGCAGTAGATATGTCAGAGAAGATCCCCAGCATTGTAACCCCCTAACCCACGTCCACATCCAcagcatttcattaaaacagcagcactgttcCATTTCAACTTGTTTCACAGCTCTGATTGTACCAAAGAGGGGTGTCCCCAGAAAGAAAACCTCTGTTAGCCAAGGCATGAAAATTTAACTGAGACGGTAAAACTAAGTTTGCCTCATCTACAAATGCCCTTCACATCAGTCACCATCTGAAACTGAGACGGAAGGTTTAGAGCCGACCTTGGCACGAACTATAATCTGACAGGAGGTTACATGCAGATTCTGAACAGCCCATCAACATTAATCAGATTTCTCCCAAAAATAGTGCACAACCTTTCAGACACCTGCTTTGTCCGCTTGCTTTCTTAGAAGAACGGCGCAGGAAGGCACATCCCTGCCTTCCCCTCTTCAGAGCAGGCTCTGGCACAGGGCTCACACAAAAGCAGCCCTGGCACTCCCCACAACgcctttcctcctctctccaggAGAGAATTAATCCTCCCTTTGCAGGTGCCACAGCTTCAGGGTAATGCTGGGTTAAACCCTCACTTTCTGCTGCCAATCAAACCAGGCTAGAGTAAGAGATCAGCAGAAAAAGGGTTTCTGCTCTGATCTGGAACTTGAAATAGAAGCCGAGCACCACTCTGGATGATAATGCTTACTTTGCATGAAGCTACCAGAcgagcagctttttttccctttaagatGAGCGCAGTCCAGCCATAATTTTGCCAGCTGATCATAGCAAGCATTGCTTCAGTGAAAAGGTTAACACAACGAAAAGGGCAATGTTTGACAGATACTGTCCAGATACTGCTCTTGGTTCCTAAGGTTGTTACAAAACAAGCTTGTAAGAAGTTATGGAGTTCCCTTGAAAGCTCAGTAAACTCTTTTTGCGTTAGCCTTCTTTGGAAATACTTCAATAGAAACACCACAGCATTAGTGTACGGAGCAAGAAAGCAAGCCACCACAGAAAGCCCTCAATTGGGTTAATCACCCAAACCAATCctgaagtaaaaataagagCATACCACCTGATTTTCTTTGCTCACTTCTTACTCTAGGCAGAAAATTTGAATCCATACTCACGGCAGCACGCcttcttgctctgctttgtcTGTCTTCCTGCCTGCCTTCTGTAAGCTATGAACAGCCACAAGGATGCTGCCAGTGCCTCCCATGCCCACAAGAAGGTGCCCTGACCTGCAGGAGGACCAACACAGCCGGGCACTCCTTCTCCATCCCTGGTGCAGAAGCAGACTGgacctgcacacacacacaagcaggCCCCGCAGTATGCTTCaacccccagcagctcagcagctcacCACCACATGCGCAACACTGCTGTCATCTGCCTCACCCAACACAATGTGGGGTTTctgcaaagttttttttttttttttttttcctcctttgaacAGCATTTCCAAAAGAAGACAGGCCGCTCCATTTAATTTAAGCTGGGTGACCTTGCTGGCTCCCAAGGCATGCTGCCCGAGCAGCCAAACGCTTCCTCCTGCTCAGGCCTGGAGCCAGCAGGCCCCGCTGCCATCGACATcagagcagcacacaggcacagcacagcaaaggaGCCCTACACTGCACACCAGGTACCCCCATTCCTTGCTTTTGCCTTAGAGTAATTCTATTTCACGCTGTCTTTAGCCATCCAGTCCTGCTTCCTgtatggttttaaaataaaagccagtATATTCAAATTCTCAATATAAACTCAACGGTTTAATAGGAAAGAAAtatacaacattttttaaaataaattcctacCGAAAGAGATGTAAATGAGAACAAAGTTTGGACACACAGCAAACACGGAGCAGAAGCACGCGGGATATTTCAAGCTCCAGAAGCAGTAACAACCAAAAACTGGCCTCCCAGAAATGGATCAATTCTGGGGTCATCACATGTTCTCTCCTCAGTCTCTGCCAAGGAATAACACTACCTTGTACTCACTTACAGAAGCTTTGATTTCATGCAAGGTATTGAGtaaatcagaatgttttctgGACAGGATATTTCTTTGGATATTCCCTATGTAGAGGGTATGTAAATACCCATGAGATAGTGAAGTACCCGTGGCGAAATGAACCACCACTGTAAATAAAGCAACTGAAAGCTTCACAGTAAATGACTTCAGATGAGCTCCTCAAGTAGCGAACCAGATCACAGAGACCTTTCAGAATCAGTGAGAGTGAACTCCCCACTACGCTGCCTTCTGCtggaaaacacacaaacaccACGGCCAGATTAAATACCAGGCACATGTGTCAGCCCAAGAACTGGCTCTAACTTCTTCAGATACATCAGGATCTCTCAGAGACAGCTGTAATAAGGTTTCAAGACAATGCACGGAGTGAGTGAAAATACTGGCACTGAAACTCGTTAAATTGCTAACGGCACATGGGATGGAACGCCAGCTCTAATGCTGGTCAGGATGAAAGTTCAGAACAAAACCACGACACAAATTAAACCATGTTTAATACAAATAGCTTTACGAGTGGAAATTCTAGCTGGCAAACTAGTCTGCCCATGGTCAGAATCCAGAAGTATCACCCTGGCCCAAAAATTTCTCAAGAGATGGATGGCCACTTTCAAAACGCCCTCTCAGCTAAGAAGAATGGGCACACAGAGGCACGAGGCAAGCACAAGCATGCCTGCAGGAACCACTGCACGCAAACACTACGAACCTCGTAAGATGTTCCACTCATCCAACTGAACTTTAAGATTCTGGAGAACGTTGCCCAAATTAGCCATGATTCACTAATAAAAGAACATCAAGAGGATATATTTATGGGACCGGACTTATTTTGCATCTGACACAGAAGACAGACTAAAATGGTAACAAAGCACG
Above is a genomic segment from Numida meleagris isolate 19003 breed g44 Domestic line chromosome 14, NumMel1.0, whole genome shotgun sequence containing:
- the PPTC7 gene encoding protein phosphatase PTC7 homolog, which gives rise to MFSVLSYGRLVARAVLGGLSQTDSRDYSLVTASCGFGKDFRKGILKKGMCYGDDACFVARHRTADVLGVADGVGGWRDYGVDPSQFSGTLMRTCERLVKEGRFVPSNPVGILTAGYCELLQNKVPLLGSSTACIVVLDRTSHRLHTANLGDSGFLVVRGGEVVHRSDEQQHYFNTPFQLSIAPPEAEGVVLSDSPDAADSTSFDVQLGDIILTATDGLFDNMPDYMILQELKKLKNSNYESIQQTARSIAEQAHELAYDPTYMSPFAQFACDNGLNVRGGKPDDITVLLSIVAEYTD